Proteins found in one Methylophilaceae bacterium genomic segment:
- the trxB gene encoding thioredoxin-disulfide reductase: MSTKHAKLLILGSGPAGYSAAVYAARANLNPVLITGIAQGGQLMTTTEVDNWPADADGVMGPELMARFEKHAARFNTEMIFDHIHTTHLKEKPIRLVGDSGEYTCDALIIATGASAKYLGIPSEEAFSGKGVSACATCDGFFYKGQDVAVIGGGNTAVEEALYLANIANKVTLVHRRDTFKAEAILVDKLMERVKEGKIALETFQTLDEVLGDNMGVTGMRLKSSKDETTKEIALKGVFIAIGHKPNTDIFEGQLEMEGGYIVTQAGRNGNFTATSVPGVFAAGDVQDHIYRQAVTSAGTGCMAALDAERYLTNQE, translated from the coding sequence ATGTCGACCAAACACGCTAAGTTACTCATCCTAGGCTCAGGCCCAGCTGGCTATTCTGCCGCAGTTTATGCTGCCCGTGCTAACCTCAATCCAGTACTCATTACAGGTATTGCACAAGGGGGCCAATTAATGACGACAACCGAAGTCGACAACTGGCCTGCCGACGCAGATGGCGTAATGGGACCAGAACTCATGGCACGATTTGAAAAACATGCTGCACGCTTTAATACAGAAATGATTTTTGATCATATTCATACGACACATCTAAAAGAAAAACCGATTCGCTTAGTAGGTGATTCGGGAGAATATACTTGTGATGCGCTGATTATTGCAACTGGTGCCTCTGCTAAATATTTAGGCATTCCAAGTGAAGAGGCTTTCTCGGGTAAAGGCGTTTCAGCGTGTGCAACCTGCGATGGCTTCTTTTATAAAGGCCAAGATGTTGCTGTGATTGGTGGTGGCAATACAGCGGTCGAAGAAGCGCTTTATCTGGCTAACATTGCCAATAAAGTAACATTGGTACACCGTCGTGATACGTTTAAAGCAGAAGCGATTTTAGTTGATAAGCTGATGGAACGTGTTAAAGAAGGCAAAATTGCATTAGAAACTTTTCAAACACTCGATGAAGTATTAGGCGATAACATGGGTGTTACCGGTATGCGCTTAAAAAGCAGTAAAGATGAAACGACCAAAGAAATTGCGCTTAAAGGGGTATTTATTGCGATTGGTCACAAACCAAATACCGACATTTTTGAAGGTCAACTAGAAATGGAAGGCGGCTATATCGTGACACAAGCTGGCCGCAATGGTAATTTCACGGCAACAAGCGTTCCAGGCGTGTTTGCTGCTGGTGATGTGCAAGATCATATTTATCGTCAAGCAGTAACCAGTGCAGGAACCGGCTGTATGGCTGCTTTAGACGCTGAGCGATATTTGACTAACCAAGAGTAA
- a CDS encoding Smr/MutS family protein, which produces MSLEDNTDDELSLFKQAVADARPIKVNRVIHPVKKPKPIPRQFQRDERQALVDSLSDHYIPSHELETGEELLYIRDGHSPIILSKLRRGHWVIQKHIDLHGLISDEARAYVSEFISDCKKRGIRCVRIVHGKGLGSRNKEPVLKNKLRGWLMQKDEVIAYAQARQQDGGSGAVIVLLKA; this is translated from the coding sequence ATGAGTTTGGAAGATAACACAGATGATGAACTAAGCCTGTTTAAACAAGCAGTTGCCGATGCGCGTCCGATTAAAGTCAATCGCGTCATTCACCCTGTTAAAAAACCAAAACCAATTCCAAGGCAATTTCAACGTGACGAACGCCAAGCGCTTGTCGATTCACTGAGCGATCATTACATTCCGTCGCATGAATTAGAAACAGGCGAAGAATTACTGTATATTCGTGACGGCCACTCCCCCATTATTTTAAGTAAGCTTAGGCGAGGACATTGGGTGATTCAAAAGCATATTGATTTACATGGGCTTATTAGTGATGAAGCGCGCGCTTATGTATCCGAGTTTATCTCCGACTGTAAAAAACGTGGTATCCGTTGCGTGCGCATAGTGCACGGCAAAGGATTGGGCTCTCGTAATAAAGAACCAGTATTAAAAAATAAACTGCGTGGCTGGCTGATGCAAAAAGATGAAGTCATCGCTTACGCGCAAGCAAGACAACAAGATGGTGGAAGTGGCGCGGTGATTGTACTTTTGAAGGCTTAG
- a CDS encoding 2-C-methyl-D-erythritol 4-phosphate cytidylyltransferase, whose translation MHLFHVIIPAAGVGTRMLNVLPKQYLPLAGKPIIAHIIQTFLNHPSIAAIHLALSPEDKIWQSLSIEPAPRLHIHYTGGESRAETVLNTLNAIQIDADDWVLVHDAARPGLSHDALNRLLSTLATDQVGGLLALPVADTIKKSNEMNMVNQTISRQNLWQAQTPQMFRYARLKQALSEYDGLPTDEAEAIEALGLSPQLIHGEWRNLKVTYPEDLALLEMIVEQSERKV comes from the coding sequence ATGCATTTATTTCATGTCATTATTCCGGCGGCTGGTGTTGGTACGCGTATGCTGAACGTATTGCCTAAGCAATATTTGCCGCTTGCGGGTAAGCCGATTATTGCTCACATTATTCAAACTTTTCTTAATCATCCAAGCATTGCGGCAATTCACCTTGCACTGAGTCCTGAAGATAAAATTTGGCAAAGCTTATCGATCGAGCCAGCGCCACGGCTGCATATCCATTACACAGGTGGAGAGAGTCGGGCAGAGACGGTGTTAAATACCTTAAATGCGATACAGATTGATGCTGATGATTGGGTGTTGGTGCATGATGCTGCACGACCCGGATTGAGTCATGATGCGCTGAATCGTTTGTTAAGCACGCTAGCAACAGATCAAGTGGGTGGTTTATTGGCATTGCCTGTTGCGGATACGATTAAAAAATCGAACGAAATGAATATGGTGAATCAAACCATTTCTAGACAAAATTTATGGCAGGCGCAAACGCCACAAATGTTTCGATATGCAAGGCTTAAACAAGCATTGAGTGAATATGATGGTTTGCCAACAGACGAAGCAGAGGCGATAGAGGCATTGGGATTAAGCCCTCAATTGATACACGGCGAATGGCGAAATCTGAAAGTGACGTATCCTGAAGATTTGGCGCTATTAGAGATGATTGTAGAGCAATCTGAGAGAAAGGTTTAA
- a CDS encoding DNA starvation/stationary phase protection protein has protein sequence MDIGINPSDRKKIAEGLSKLLADTYTLYLKTHYFHWNVTGPMFNTLHLMFETQYTELSVAVDDIAERIRALDEYAPGTYSQFAKLSSIAESEGIPKASDMIKELVEAHEAVCRTARSVFPAANQADDEATADLVTQRLQIHEKTAWMLRSMLEK, from the coding sequence ATGGATATTGGCATCAACCCAAGTGATAGAAAGAAAATAGCAGAAGGCCTTTCAAAATTATTGGCCGACACCTACACGCTTTATCTAAAAACGCATTACTTTCACTGGAATGTCACAGGGCCAATGTTTAACACATTACATTTAATGTTTGAAACACAATATACAGAACTTTCTGTGGCGGTTGATGACATCGCAGAGCGTATCCGCGCCCTCGATGAATATGCCCCAGGCACGTATAGTCAATTTGCAAAACTAAGCTCTATTGCAGAATCTGAAGGCATACCAAAAGCATCTGACATGATTAAAGAGCTGGTTGAAGCACATGAAGCCGTGTGTCGCACCGCAAGAAGTGTCTTTCCTGCCGCCAATCAAGCAGATGATGAAGCAACTGCCGATTTAGTGACGCAACGCCTGCAAATACATGAAAAAACGGCATGGATGCTACGAAGCATGTTAGAGAAGTAA
- a CDS encoding TetR/AcrR family transcriptional regulator has translation MVQTIINDDALTQAIFETFRKYGYEGTSIVLLSAQTGLKKSSLYHRFPAGKEEMAKTAVRYMQTQIQQKMIVPLLSKNVLPETRFATLIENLQQYFADGAKNCLLGVLSIGEDKPEIQQQLNVIYDAFLYALEKLAQEVGMDSTEAKLWSERFLILLEGALVIQRLTKNKTMFIQQMQFEQQQFNQRLAASASEKTR, from the coding sequence ATGGTACAAACAATTATTAATGACGATGCATTAACGCAGGCTATATTTGAAACCTTTAGAAAGTACGGCTATGAAGGTACTTCAATTGTCTTATTGTCGGCACAGACGGGACTGAAAAAATCAAGTCTTTATCATCGATTTCCTGCAGGAAAAGAAGAGATGGCAAAAACGGCTGTGCGTTATATGCAAACGCAAATTCAGCAAAAAATGATAGTGCCACTACTCAGTAAAAACGTTTTACCAGAAACACGATTCGCGACATTGATAGAAAACTTGCAACAGTATTTTGCTGATGGCGCTAAAAATTGCTTGCTCGGTGTGTTAAGTATTGGTGAGGACAAGCCAGAGATACAACAGCAGCTGAATGTGATTTATGATGCTTTTTTATATGCGTTGGAAAAGTTGGCGCAGGAAGTAGGTATGGATAGCACAGAAGCCAAGTTGTGGTCAGAGCGGTTTTTAATCTTGCTAGAAGGCGCATTGGTGATACAACGATTAACAAAAAACAAGACAATGTTTATCCAACAAATGCAATTTGAACAACAACAATTTAATCAACGATTAGCCGCATCAGCCTCTGAGAAAACGAGATGA
- a CDS encoding ABC transporter ATP-binding protein, whose product MFSWFEQRVNPFPKDAIQPPPRRFWTFVWSCTAGMRPYLIVMTILTALLGVFEALLFAMMGKVVDWLGDTPPALFWQLEKQTLFILAIILLASTLLLGLQTLLKHQSLAGNFPMRMRWNFHRLMLHQSMSFYQDEFAGRVSAKVMQTALAVRDVWFIVSEIMVFVSIYFATMVAIVGNFNPLIMIPFLSWLMLYASALYYFVPKLSKVSQQQADARSLMTGRITDAYTNISTVKLFSHAGREADYAQSAMTEFLGTVHQQMRLVSSIETINHLLNMLLIISSGGFGLWLWTKGQMSVGGIAAIAAMCLRLNGISHWVMWELTSLYEQIGTVQDGINTLAMRHSIVDRADAEPLRVTQGHVQFHHVHFAYPEQKQVLERFQLDIKPGEKVGLVGRSGAGKSTAVNLLLRFYEVQQGEILIDGQNVQAVTQNSLREKIGMVTQDTALLHRSVRDNILYGRPDATEAAMIAAAKRAEAHDFILQLRDAKGRQGYDAHVGERGVKLSGGQRQRIAIARVMLKDAPILLLDEATSALDSEVEAVIQESLYDLMQGKTVVAIAHRLSTIAAMDRLIVLDEGRIVEEGTHQALLAKKGLYASFWAHQSGGFLGE is encoded by the coding sequence ATGTTCTCTTGGTTCGAACAACGCGTTAATCCTTTTCCCAAAGATGCTATTCAGCCGCCACCTAGGCGTTTTTGGACGTTTGTTTGGAGCTGCACAGCAGGCATGCGTCCTTATCTGATTGTAATGACAATATTGACCGCTCTGCTTGGCGTATTTGAAGCATTGCTGTTTGCAATGATGGGTAAAGTGGTTGATTGGCTAGGCGATACGCCACCCGCTTTATTTTGGCAGCTCGAAAAGCAGACGCTCTTCATTTTAGCGATCATTTTGCTTGCCAGTACCCTTTTGCTTGGTTTGCAAACCTTGCTTAAACATCAATCACTAGCTGGTAATTTTCCGATGCGTATGCGCTGGAATTTTCATCGTTTAATGCTGCATCAAAGCATGAGTTTTTATCAAGATGAGTTTGCTGGGCGTGTATCAGCAAAAGTGATGCAAACCGCGCTGGCGGTGCGTGATGTTTGGTTTATCGTTTCTGAAATTATGGTGTTTGTGAGTATCTACTTTGCCACCATGGTTGCTATTGTTGGCAACTTTAATCCACTGATTATGATTCCTTTTTTAAGCTGGCTAATGCTATATGCAAGTGCTCTATATTACTTTGTGCCTAAGTTAAGCAAAGTCTCTCAGCAACAAGCCGATGCGCGCTCTTTGATGACAGGGCGCATTACCGATGCCTATACCAATATCAGCACGGTTAAATTATTTTCGCATGCAGGCCGAGAAGCCGATTATGCCCAGAGTGCCATGACTGAGTTTTTGGGCACGGTGCATCAACAAATGCGGTTGGTTAGTAGCATCGAAACCATTAATCATTTACTAAACATGTTACTGATTATTAGCAGTGGCGGCTTTGGTTTATGGCTATGGACAAAAGGCCAAATGAGTGTGGGTGGTATTGCGGCCATAGCGGCGATGTGTTTGCGCTTAAATGGGATATCCCATTGGGTGATGTGGGAGTTAACTTCGTTGTATGAACAAATCGGCACTGTGCAAGATGGCATCAATACACTGGCCATGCGCCATAGTATTGTGGATAGAGCCGATGCTGAGCCATTACGAGTGACGCAAGGACATGTGCAGTTTCATCACGTTCATTTTGCTTATCCTGAACAAAAGCAGGTGTTAGAGCGCTTTCAGTTAGACATCAAGCCAGGTGAAAAAGTGGGTTTGGTAGGTCGTTCTGGTGCGGGAAAATCGACAGCAGTTAATTTGTTGCTTAGATTTTACGAAGTGCAGCAAGGTGAAATTTTGATTGATGGTCAAAACGTGCAAGCGGTGACGCAAAACAGTCTTCGTGAAAAAATTGGTATGGTGACGCAAGATACGGCTTTATTGCACCGTAGCGTGCGCGATAATATTTTATATGGGCGCCCCGATGCTACTGAGGCGGCAATGATTGCCGCCGCAAAACGTGCCGAAGCGCACGATTTTATTTTACAACTGCGTGACGCCAAAGGCCGTCAAGGCTATGACGCGCATGTGGGTGAACGTGGCGTCAAACTATCAGGTGGTCAGCGTCAACGGATTGCCATCGCGCGCGTGATGCTGAAAGATGCGCCGATTTTGTTATTAGACGAGGCGACCAGTGCTTTGGATAGCGAAGTGGAAGCAGTGATTCAAGAGAGCTTGTATGATTTAATGCAAGGTAAAACGGTGGTTGCAATTGCCCATCGTTTATCTACCATTGCCGCAATGGATAGGCTGATTGTGTTGGATGAAGGCAGAATTGTAGAAGAGGGAACACATCAAGCATTACTCGCTAAAAAAGGCTTATATGCTAGTTTTTGGGCGCACCAAAGTGGCGGGTTTTTAGGGGAGTAG
- a CDS encoding 2-C-methyl-D-erythritol 2,4-cyclodiphosphate synthase yields the protein MRVGHGFDVHRLVEGRACIIGGVTIAHDKGLDGHSDADVLLHAICDALLGAAALGDIGKHFPPTDSRYKGIDSRTLLQEVIGLLAAQSYVVSNIDATVICEAPKLSPYTAQMCANIAKDCGIAIDQVNIKATTTEKLGFTGRGEGIAAEAVCLIVKR from the coding sequence ATGCGAGTTGGACATGGTTTTGATGTGCACAGGCTAGTAGAAGGGCGTGCTTGTATTATTGGCGGTGTTACCATCGCGCATGATAAGGGCTTGGATGGGCATTCTGATGCAGATGTGTTGTTGCATGCGATTTGTGATGCGTTGTTGGGTGCGGCAGCACTGGGCGACATTGGTAAACACTTTCCACCAACCGATAGTCGATATAAAGGGATAGATTCACGTACATTGCTACAAGAGGTGATTGGTTTGCTTGCAGCGCAATCATATGTGGTGAGTAATATTGATGCGACTGTGATTTGCGAAGCACCAAAGCTTAGCCCATATACAGCGCAAATGTGCGCGAATATTGCGAAAGATTGCGGCATTGCGATCGATCAAGTGAATATTAAAGCCACAACGACTGAAAAGCTTGGCTTTACGGGTCGCGGCGAAGGTATTGCTGCAGAAGCGGTTTGTCTGATTGTAAAGCGTTAG
- a CDS encoding SulP family inorganic anion transporter, translating into MFNYSNHEIKTNLLSGLTVALAMVPEAIAFALIAHVSPLTGLYAAFIICLITAVMGGRPGMISGATGALAVVMVALVVQHGVEYLFATIVLMGLFQMLFGIAKLGKFIRMVPHPVMLGFVNGLAMVIFIAQFGHFKTTLPDGTTEWMDNDALGVMAVLIAITMAIIYLLPKLTKAIPSTLAAILVVSMSVIALGVDTKTVGDLGSIAGGLPSFHLPEVPWHLDTLYIILPYSLILAAVGLIETLLTLNLIDDMTETRGKPNRESLAQGFANIVTGLFGGMGGCAMIGQSMININNGALKRLSGIATALFLLSFILFASEWIEMIPLAALIGVMFVVSEKTFEWGSFRLFGKVPKPDIFVGLLVAVITVFADLAIAVIVGVIFSALAFAWEHAKEIRVTATIDETGTKTYVLNGTLFFASISAFQGLFTPKEDPKNVVIDFKNAKVVDHSALEAIDALAAKYVAAGKILHLKHLSPDCLEILENAKGMVEVNVLEDPTYHIADNKLG; encoded by the coding sequence ATGTTTAACTATAGCAATCATGAGATTAAAACCAATTTACTCAGTGGGTTAACAGTTGCTTTGGCCATGGTGCCAGAAGCCATTGCCTTTGCGCTCATTGCGCACGTTTCGCCATTAACAGGGCTGTATGCTGCTTTTATCATTTGTTTAATTACCGCTGTAATGGGTGGGCGTCCTGGTATGATTTCTGGCGCAACAGGTGCACTAGCCGTTGTCATGGTGGCATTGGTTGTGCAACATGGCGTGGAATATTTGTTTGCTACCATTGTATTAATGGGCTTATTTCAAATGCTGTTTGGTATAGCAAAGCTCGGTAAATTTATCCGCATGGTGCCACACCCGGTGATGCTCGGCTTTGTAAACGGTTTGGCCATGGTGATCTTTATTGCACAGTTTGGTCATTTTAAAACCACCTTACCTGATGGCACGACAGAATGGATGGACAATGACGCGCTTGGTGTGATGGCTGTTCTAATCGCAATTACGATGGCCATTATCTACTTACTGCCCAAATTAACTAAAGCGATTCCTTCAACGCTGGCTGCGATTTTGGTTGTTTCAATGAGTGTCATTGCGCTGGGTGTCGACACTAAAACTGTTGGGGATTTGGGCTCAATTGCTGGTGGCTTGCCTAGTTTTCACCTGCCTGAAGTACCTTGGCATTTAGATACGCTGTATATTATTTTGCCTTATTCGCTTATTTTGGCAGCTGTTGGTTTAATTGAAACTTTATTAACGCTCAATTTGATAGACGACATGACCGAAACACGCGGCAAACCAAATCGCGAATCGCTCGCGCAAGGCTTTGCCAATATTGTGACTGGTTTATTTGGCGGTATGGGTGGTTGCGCCATGATTGGTCAAAGTATGATTAACATCAACAACGGTGCACTTAAGCGCTTATCTGGCATCGCCACAGCACTATTTTTGCTGTCTTTTATTCTATTTGCTTCTGAATGGATAGAAATGATTCCGCTAGCTGCGCTCATCGGTGTGATGTTTGTGGTGTCAGAAAAAACGTTTGAATGGGGTAGCTTTCGCTTATTTGGCAAAGTGCCTAAACCCGATATTTTTGTAGGTCTTTTAGTGGCTGTTATTACTGTTTTTGCTGATCTAGCCATTGCCGTTATTGTGGGGGTTATTTTCTCAGCACTCGCCTTTGCATGGGAGCATGCCAAGGAGATTCGTGTCACTGCAACTATTGATGAGACTGGCACTAAAACTTATGTTTTAAATGGCACCTTATTCTTTGCTTCTATATCTGCTTTTCAGGGCTTATTTACCCCAAAAGAAGACCCAAAAAATGTGGTGATAGATTTTAAGAATGCAAAAGTGGTTGACCACTCGGCATTAGAAGCCATTGATGCATTAGCCGCGAAATATGTCGCTGCAGGCAAAATATTACACCTCAAACATCTCAGCCCCGACTGTTTAGAGATTTTAGAAAATGCCAAAGGCATGGTAGAAGTCAATGTATTAGAAGATCCGACTTATCATATCGCAGACAATAAACTAGGTTAA
- a CDS encoding DNA translocase FtsK 4TM domain-containing protein, with protein sequence MFFKKNISATQHKAEVLKSDKQLHHIRLVREAWWWVLVLIGLYLAVILGSYHVQDPSWFYMSSTHDTIQNAGGKVGAVLSDILLNLFGLSAWWFVVLAFFTILLMYQQIEEKDRERPFLLLNMVGFGLLLIASSTLEAGHIISLPADLPDAAGGIIGQSVDSVLRSMFGYAGSTMVLLLLFAIGFSLFTGWSWIMMTERLGAGLIFSYDWARAQYHDWQDRRVGKVVEQKRAEFVNNERKRAEDKPPIEIKSAKTEVVKSERMFKEKQVSLFDSEALPPLHLLDKANNIVELPSDETLAFTSRLIERKLADFGIEVNVLSAQPGPVITRYELDPAPGVKGSQITNLAKDLARALSVLSVRVVETIPGKSYMGLEIPNPKRQIVFLTEILGSKVYADMHSPLAIALGKDIAGLPVVADLAKMPHVLVAGTTGSGKSVAINALILSLVYKAEPAQVRMILIDPKMLELSVYEGIPHLLAPVVTDMRQAANALNWCVAEMERRYKLMSMVGVRNLAGFNQKIKEATKAGAKIPHPFSLTPDDPEPLEELPTIVVVIDELADLMMVVGKKVEELIARLAQKARACGIHLVLATQRPSVDVITGLIKANVPTRISFQVSSKIDSRTILDQMGAEALLGQGDMLYMPPGSGYPQRIHGAFVSDKEVHAVVNHLKTLGEPNYIEGILTNETEGGGEAGEYSDGAGEKDELYDEAVSIVLKSRRASISSVQRQLRIGYNRAARLIEDMERAGLVSEMQTNGSREVLVKTGE encoded by the coding sequence TTGTTTTTCAAAAAGAATATTTCCGCTACACAACATAAAGCAGAAGTGCTGAAAAGTGATAAGCAACTTCACCATATTCGACTAGTGCGTGAGGCATGGTGGTGGGTTTTGGTGTTAATTGGACTCTATTTGGCTGTTATTCTTGGGTCATATCATGTCCAAGATCCATCGTGGTTTTATATGTCTAGTACCCATGACACTATTCAAAATGCCGGCGGTAAGGTTGGTGCTGTTCTATCTGATATTTTATTAAATCTATTCGGACTTTCGGCTTGGTGGTTCGTTGTGCTAGCCTTTTTTACCATTTTATTGATGTACCAACAGATTGAAGAAAAAGACAGAGAGCGGCCATTTTTATTGCTGAATATGGTTGGCTTTGGATTGTTGTTGATTGCCTCTAGCACATTGGAGGCAGGTCATATTATTAGCTTACCCGCAGATTTGCCAGATGCAGCAGGCGGTATTATTGGGCAATCGGTAGATAGCGTTTTGCGTTCGATGTTTGGCTATGCAGGCTCTACAATGGTATTGCTGTTATTGTTTGCCATTGGATTTAGCCTATTTACAGGGTGGTCTTGGATTATGATGACAGAGAGATTAGGCGCTGGGCTTATTTTTTCTTATGACTGGGCGCGTGCTCAATATCATGATTGGCAAGATCGTAGAGTAGGAAAAGTGGTTGAGCAAAAGCGCGCTGAATTTGTTAATAATGAACGAAAGCGCGCAGAAGACAAACCACCTATTGAAATTAAATCAGCCAAAACGGAAGTTGTAAAAAGTGAACGCATGTTCAAAGAAAAGCAAGTGTCTTTATTTGATTCCGAAGCGTTGCCACCTTTACACTTGTTAGATAAAGCAAACAACATAGTGGAGCTGCCATCTGATGAAACCTTAGCGTTTACTTCACGATTGATTGAGCGCAAGCTTGCCGATTTTGGTATCGAAGTCAATGTGCTGTCTGCACAACCTGGACCGGTGATTACGCGTTATGAGCTCGACCCAGCACCAGGCGTCAAAGGTAGCCAAATCACTAATTTAGCAAAAGATTTGGCACGCGCATTATCGGTACTCAGTGTGCGCGTGGTTGAGACCATTCCGGGTAAAAGTTATATGGGTTTAGAAATTCCTAATCCTAAGCGACAAATTGTCTTTTTAACTGAAATATTAGGTAGCAAAGTGTATGCCGATATGCACTCTCCATTGGCAATTGCGCTGGGAAAAGATATTGCTGGATTGCCTGTGGTGGCGGACTTAGCCAAAATGCCGCATGTCTTGGTGGCAGGTACAACGGGCTCTGGTAAATCGGTAGCGATTAATGCGTTAATTTTAAGTCTGGTATATAAAGCAGAACCCGCACAGGTACGCATGATTTTAATCGACCCAAAAATGCTGGAGCTTTCCGTTTATGAGGGTATTCCACATTTATTGGCACCGGTCGTAACCGATATGCGCCAAGCGGCTAATGCATTGAATTGGTGTGTCGCCGAAATGGAACGTCGTTATAAATTAATGTCGATGGTTGGTGTGCGTAATCTGGCTGGCTTTAATCAAAAGATTAAAGAGGCTACCAAGGCTGGAGCAAAAATTCCGCATCCCTTTAGCTTAACGCCAGATGATCCTGAGCCATTAGAAGAGTTGCCAACGATAGTAGTGGTGATTGACGAATTAGCCGATTTGATGATGGTGGTTGGCAAAAAAGTAGAGGAGTTGATTGCCCGTTTGGCACAAAAAGCCCGTGCTTGTGGTATTCATTTGGTACTCGCTACGCAGCGTCCATCGGTTGATGTTATAACCGGCTTGATTAAAGCCAATGTGCCAACCCGTATTTCTTTTCAAGTATCTAGCAAAATTGATTCTCGCACTATCTTAGACCAAATGGGCGCTGAGGCGTTATTGGGTCAAGGTGATATGTTGTATATGCCACCAGGCTCGGGTTATCCCCAACGTATTCATGGCGCGTTTGTGAGTGATAAAGAGGTACATGCTGTGGTGAATCATCTGAAAACCTTGGGTGAGCCAAACTATATTGAAGGTATCCTAACCAACGAGACTGAGGGCGGTGGCGAGGCTGGCGAATACAGCGATGGTGCTGGCGAAAAAGATGAACTTTATGACGAAGCTGTGTCGATTGTACTCAAAAGCCGTCGCGCATCCATCTCTTCCGTTCAGCGACAATTGCGGATTGGTTACAACCGTGCTGCAAGATTAATTGAAGACATGGAACGCGCTGGCTTGGTTTCAGAAATGCAAACCAACGGTAGTCGTGAAGTGCTTGTTAAAACCGGTGAATAG